Proteins encoded by one window of Flavobacterium sp. N502540:
- a CDS encoding DUF4260 domain-containing protein, with product MKTILKLEELGMFILGIYLFSLLNYQWWWFLVFILAPDFSMMGYAFNSKIGALSYNLFHHKGIAIIIYILGCYLKIEYIQLIGTILFSHAAMDRFFGYGLKYQKGFKYTHLGEIGK from the coding sequence ATGAAAACAATACTCAAACTTGAAGAACTGGGAATGTTTATTCTAGGAATCTATTTATTTAGCCTTTTAAATTATCAGTGGTGGTGGTTTTTAGTCTTCATTCTGGCTCCTGATTTTTCTATGATGGGTTATGCATTTAATTCCAAAATTGGTGCTTTATCCTACAACCTCTTCCACCATAAAGGAATTGCAATAATAATTTATATCTTAGGTTGTTATTTAAAAATAGAATATATCCAACTTATCGGAACTATTCTGTTCTCCCATGCTGCAATGGATCGTTTTTTTGGTTATGGTTTGAAATATCAAAAAGGTTTTAAGTATACACATTTAGGTGAAATTGGTAAATAA
- a CDS encoding DUF4407 domain-containing protein, which produces MLKQFFILCSGADRDLLEGCSNGEQTKYVGIGATVFFTAVMAFLASAYALFTVFDSLYPALAFGFVWGLLIFNLDRFIVSTIKKRDRFMDEFIQATPRIILAIIIAIVISKPLEIKIFEKEINTVLLKEKNEMELANKKQVGHYFKSDLDKNKAEIAALKNDILTKEKEVNALYSTYITEAEGTSGTKKLGKGPVYKEKRDKHDAALKELAVLKTTNEAKIAEKEKTGKQLQADLDKKVTQTQPIIEGFDGLMARINALNKLPWLPSFFIMLLFLAIETSPIIAKLLAPKGEFDFKQEEAETAMKATLEQNKYQRELLVKTSAQMHDKVYADIAGDRGLFDLQRKNAKELLELQSHSFVEKQKATL; this is translated from the coding sequence ATGTTAAAACAATTTTTTATCCTTTGCTCCGGAGCCGATCGGGATCTGCTCGAAGGCTGTTCAAATGGCGAACAAACCAAATATGTTGGTATTGGCGCCACCGTTTTTTTTACTGCCGTTATGGCTTTTCTGGCCAGTGCTTATGCGCTTTTTACCGTTTTTGACTCTCTTTATCCGGCCTTAGCTTTTGGATTTGTCTGGGGCTTGCTCATCTTTAATCTGGATCGATTTATCGTTTCGACGATTAAAAAAAGAGATCGTTTTATGGATGAATTTATTCAGGCGACTCCCAGAATTATATTGGCCATTATTATAGCAATTGTAATTTCGAAACCTCTGGAAATTAAAATTTTCGAAAAAGAAATCAATACCGTTTTATTGAAAGAAAAAAATGAGATGGAATTGGCGAATAAAAAACAGGTAGGCCATTATTTCAAATCAGATTTAGATAAAAACAAGGCTGAGATTGCCGCTTTGAAAAATGATATTCTGACAAAAGAAAAAGAAGTAAATGCTTTGTACTCTACTTATATCACAGAAGCTGAAGGGACTTCGGGAACGAAGAAACTGGGGAAAGGACCGGTTTATAAAGAAAAACGAGATAAACATGATGCGGCTTTAAAAGAGCTTGCAGTTTTAAAAACTACTAACGAAGCCAAAATTGCCGAGAAAGAAAAAACGGGAAAACAATTACAGGCTGATTTGGATAAAAAAGTCACACAGACACAGCCAATCATTGAAGGCTTTGACGGACTAATGGCGCGCATTAATGCCTTGAATAAGTTGCCTTGGCTTCCTTCATTTTTTATCATGCTGTTGTTTCTGGCAATTGAAACATCTCCAATTATAGCGAAATTATTAGCTCCAAAAGGGGAGTTTGATTTCAAACAGGAAGAAGCCGAAACAGCTATGAAAGCGACTTTGGAACAGAATAAATACCAGCGTGAATTATTGGTAAAAACCAGTGCCCAAATGCACGATAAAGTATATGCTGATATTGCCGGAGACCGAGGCCTTTTTGATTTACAGCGTAAAAATGCAAAAGAGTTACTGGAGCTGCAATCGCATAGTTTTGTGGAGAAACAGAAAGCTACTTTGTAA
- a CDS encoding phytase, whose amino-acid sequence MKNKTILAFILLSTLFIACKEDKLAPVAANAVKPTVVTEALPHDTDDPAIWMHPTDSSKSIIIGTDKDTDGALYAFDLKGKIIAKSEVLKRPNNVDIAYGLIVDGKKVDIAVTTERESNKIRIFSLPDLKAIDNGGIAVFEGEELRDPMGIALYTRKTDGKIFAITGRKSGPSGSYLWQYELTGNGKFATAKVVRKFGAYSGKKEIEAIAVDNELGTVLYCDEQFGIRKYKADPALNDNKELTVFGKTGFKGDNEGIAIYKKTDSTGYILVSNQQANTFMVYPREGANGNPNSYPLLAEIPTSTIECDGADVTSINLAGSFKNGLFVAMSNGMTFHYYAWNLIQKRIDEKK is encoded by the coding sequence ATGAAAAATAAAACGATACTCGCCTTTATACTTTTAAGTACTTTATTCATCGCTTGTAAAGAGGATAAACTGGCACCCGTAGCTGCAAATGCTGTAAAACCAACCGTTGTTACTGAAGCCCTGCCTCACGATACAGATGATCCTGCGATCTGGATGCACCCAACAGATTCTTCGAAAAGCATTATTATCGGAACGGATAAAGATACAGACGGTGCTTTGTACGCTTTTGATTTAAAAGGAAAAATCATTGCAAAATCTGAAGTGCTAAAACGCCCAAACAATGTTGATATCGCTTACGGCTTAATCGTAGATGGAAAAAAAGTTGATATTGCTGTTACTACAGAACGTGAATCAAACAAAATAAGAATCTTTAGTTTACCTGATTTAAAAGCAATTGACAATGGTGGAATCGCTGTTTTCGAGGGTGAAGAATTACGTGATCCAATGGGAATTGCTTTGTACACCCGAAAAACGGATGGCAAAATCTTTGCTATTACAGGTAGAAAATCAGGACCATCGGGAAGTTACTTATGGCAATATGAGCTTACAGGAAATGGAAAATTTGCTACAGCAAAAGTCGTTCGGAAGTTTGGTGCCTACAGCGGTAAGAAAGAAATCGAGGCTATTGCAGTAGATAATGAATTAGGAACTGTTTTGTATTGTGATGAACAATTCGGAATCAGAAAATACAAAGCCGATCCTGCCCTAAATGACAACAAAGAGCTGACCGTTTTCGGAAAAACAGGATTTAAAGGGGATAATGAAGGAATCGCGATTTACAAGAAAACAGATTCTACCGGATACATTCTGGTCTCCAACCAGCAAGCGAACACTTTTATGGTGTACCCGAGAGAAGGAGCAAATGGCAATCCGAATAGCTACCCGCTTTTAGCAGAAATTCCAACATCGACTATTGAATGTGATGGTGCCGATGTTACCAGCATCAATCTAGCCGGAAGCTTTAAAAATGGCCTTTTCGTAGCGATGAGCAACGGGATGACCTTTCACTACTATGCCTGGAATTTGATACAGAAACGTATTGATGAGAAGAAATAA
- a CDS encoding TonB-dependent receptor, giving the protein MKKIYLVITLLFLALSGYAQKAIISGKVLDTDDKLPLPGAMIQIVGENKYTVTDYNGHFELLSINAGTYQLQVKYIGYTALTKEITVEQGKNNVIDFALKTSGTELNEVVVGDILKGQAKALNQQKNNKNIGNVISSDQMGHFPDANVGDALKRVPGITMQNDQGEARNIIIRGLAPSLNSVTLNGDRIPSAEGDNRNVQMDLIPSDMISTIEVNKTLTSDMDADAIGGSVNLITRATPNGERISATLAGGYLPIREHASYTAGLVYGNRFLDNKLGAVFSGSYNNVNYGSDNIENEWVKDKFGNEYLQASEIRKYDVQRIRRSGSVALDYKFDENNTIFANAIYNWRDDRENRFRTTYDDIQPIYNGGQITAFKGRVKRQTKGGSDNNRNKNSRLEDQRVQNYSIRGEHLIHSKLDLDWSANYAKAREYRPEERYIEYRQKGLDLTQNLSDIEFPLIATTGESLDKFKFQTATENTNETSESEFGAKINIRFPFTIIPSQKGRLRTGLRLRLKEKERNNNFFAYTPINTDMALLSQIPNSLYDGQNFNPGSKYVPGSFASANFLGSLDLNNAALFNKKADPSEFLAVNFNAKENIYAAYVRWDQDFNDKLSIVLGFRVENTHIDYTGNRVLDEEKLESQINTTNSYTNLLPSISFQYNATKDLVLRAAATTALARPDYYALAPYVNNIAAEKEITAGNPDLDATYSYNYDFMAENYFKSVGLISGGVFYKKLENFIYNYSDNQYTASKFAADFPNQANPIPAGENWSFLQSRNGDTVDVYGFEVAFQRQLDFLPGKFLKGFGIYLNYTYTKSKAKGIADEEGNERNNISLPGTTPHMFNGSLSWENKRFSARVSTNFTSDYLDELGSESYKDSYYDKQFFLDANASFKITPKLRLFAEANNLTNQPLRYYQGVKTHTKQAEYYQARYNFGLKLDL; this is encoded by the coding sequence ATGAAAAAAATTTATTTAGTAATTACACTTCTGTTTTTAGCCTTGTCAGGTTATGCTCAAAAGGCTATAATTTCAGGAAAAGTGCTGGATACAGATGACAAACTTCCTTTACCGGGAGCAATGATTCAGATTGTAGGCGAGAACAAATATACTGTTACAGATTACAATGGTCATTTTGAATTGCTTAGCATAAATGCAGGAACCTACCAGTTACAGGTAAAATATATTGGATACACGGCTCTCACAAAAGAAATTACAGTGGAACAGGGTAAAAACAACGTAATTGATTTTGCACTTAAAACTTCGGGAACTGAATTGAACGAAGTTGTGGTCGGAGATATCTTAAAAGGTCAGGCAAAAGCCCTGAACCAACAAAAAAACAACAAAAACATTGGAAACGTAATCTCTTCTGACCAAATGGGGCATTTTCCGGATGCCAACGTTGGGGATGCCTTAAAACGTGTTCCGGGAATCACCATGCAAAACGATCAGGGTGAAGCCCGTAACATCATTATCCGTGGACTTGCTCCTTCACTGAACTCTGTTACCTTAAATGGAGATCGTATTCCATCAGCAGAAGGAGATAATAGAAATGTACAAATGGATTTGATTCCATCTGATATGATTTCGACAATTGAAGTCAATAAAACCTTAACTTCCGATATGGATGCAGATGCTATTGGAGGTTCTGTAAACCTGATCACAAGAGCTACACCAAATGGAGAGAGAATTTCAGCAACATTGGCCGGAGGTTATCTGCCAATTCGTGAACATGCCTCTTATACAGCCGGATTGGTTTATGGAAATCGTTTTCTCGACAATAAACTGGGAGCAGTTTTCAGTGGATCTTATAACAATGTGAATTACGGATCTGATAATATTGAGAACGAATGGGTAAAAGATAAATTCGGAAATGAATACTTGCAGGCATCTGAGATTAGAAAATACGATGTACAGCGTATTCGCCGCAGCGGATCTGTGGCATTAGATTACAAATTTGATGAAAATAACACCATTTTTGCCAATGCTATTTACAACTGGAGAGACGATAGAGAGAATCGTTTCAGAACTACTTACGATGATATTCAGCCCATTTATAATGGTGGACAAATTACAGCTTTTAAAGGCCGTGTAAAACGTCAAACCAAGGGCGGATCTGACAATAATCGTAATAAAAACAGCCGATTAGAAGACCAGCGTGTTCAGAATTACTCGATTCGTGGAGAACATTTAATCCACTCTAAACTCGATTTAGACTGGTCGGCCAACTATGCAAAAGCCAGAGAATACCGTCCGGAAGAACGTTATATCGAATACCGTCAGAAAGGTTTGGACTTAACGCAGAATCTATCTGATATCGAATTTCCATTAATCGCAACGACCGGAGAGTCTCTGGACAAATTCAAGTTCCAAACGGCTACCGAAAATACAAATGAAACCAGCGAAAGTGAATTTGGAGCAAAAATTAATATCCGTTTCCCTTTTACTATAATACCATCTCAAAAAGGTAGATTAAGAACCGGACTCCGACTTCGATTGAAAGAAAAAGAAAGAAACAACAATTTCTTTGCCTACACACCAATCAATACTGATATGGCTTTACTGTCGCAAATTCCAAACAGTCTCTATGACGGTCAAAACTTTAATCCGGGTAGTAAATATGTTCCGGGTAGTTTTGCTTCGGCTAATTTCTTAGGAAGTTTAGATTTAAACAACGCTGCGTTATTCAATAAAAAAGCAGATCCATCAGAATTCTTAGCAGTAAATTTTAATGCCAAAGAAAACATTTATGCTGCTTATGTAAGATGGGATCAGGATTTTAACGATAAACTCTCCATAGTTTTAGGTTTTCGAGTAGAAAACACTCATATTGATTATACCGGAAACCGTGTTTTGGATGAAGAAAAATTAGAAAGTCAAATCAATACGACCAACTCTTACACTAATTTACTGCCAAGCATCTCATTCCAATACAACGCTACCAAAGATTTAGTTTTAAGAGCTGCCGCTACAACCGCTTTGGCCAGACCGGACTATTATGCTCTGGCTCCGTATGTAAACAATATCGCTGCCGAAAAAGAAATTACAGCCGGAAATCCGGATCTTGACGCCACTTACTCGTACAATTATGATTTCATGGCCGAAAACTATTTCAAGTCTGTCGGATTAATTTCAGGAGGCGTTTTCTATAAAAAACTGGAAAATTTCATTTACAATTATAGCGACAACCAATACACTGCTTCAAAATTTGCTGCTGATTTCCCAAACCAAGCAAATCCAATTCCGGCAGGTGAAAACTGGTCGTTTTTACAATCCAGAAACGGAGATACCGTTGATGTTTATGGCTTTGAAGTCGCTTTTCAGCGTCAGTTGGATTTCCTTCCGGGGAAATTCCTTAAAGGATTTGGTATTTATCTGAACTACACCTACACCAAATCTAAAGCAAAAGGAATCGCCGATGAAGAAGGTAATGAAAGAAATAATATCAGTCTTCCGGGAACCACTCCGCATATGTTTAACGGTTCTTTATCGTGGGAAAATAAACGTTTCTCTGCCAGAGTTTCAACCAATTTCACTTCGGATTATTTAGATGAATTGGGTTCAGAATCTTATAAAGACAGTTACTATGACAAACAATTTTTCTTAGATGCCAATGCATCTTTCAAAATCACACCTAAACTTCGCCTTTTTGCTGAAGCTAATAATTTAACCAATCAGCCATTGCGTTACTATCAGGGAGTTAAAACACATACCAAACAGGCAGAGTACTATCAGGCCCGATACAATTTTGGTTTGAAACTTGACTTGTAA
- a CDS encoding DUF423 domain-containing protein: MKRRIVLAAAFMGMLAIILGAFGAHLLKKYLGVEELNTFEVGVRYQMYHALFLLFLSTQKDIAEKTVKTIYNLVVAGVLLFSGSIYLLATKSLTVFDFKIIVFATPLGGFLLIIAWALLFVTILRRKS; the protein is encoded by the coding sequence ATGAAAAGAAGAATTGTTTTGGCAGCTGCTTTTATGGGAATGTTAGCGATCATTTTGGGCGCTTTTGGTGCACATTTACTGAAGAAATACTTAGGTGTAGAAGAATTAAACACTTTTGAAGTTGGTGTTCGCTACCAAATGTATCATGCTTTATTTTTACTTTTTCTTTCGACTCAAAAAGATATCGCCGAGAAAACAGTTAAAACGATCTACAATTTGGTCGTTGCAGGAGTGCTGCTTTTTAGCGGATCTATCTATTTGTTAGCTACAAAAAGCCTCACGGTTTTTGATTTTAAAATTATCGTATTCGCAACTCCATTGGGTGGTTTTTTATTAATTATTGCCTGGGCGCTCTTATTTGTTACGATTTTGAGGAGAAAATCATAA
- a CDS encoding MmcQ/YjbR family DNA-binding protein, with the protein MNLETYYEYCLSKKGVSEHFPFDEDTLVFKVGGKMFALSSLSQWEKNEPSVNLKCDPERAQELRAEYEEIKPGFHMSKVHWNTIALNGSLPTAFLKELIDHSYELVFKSLTKKIQNEIIELEN; encoded by the coding sequence ATGAATCTGGAAACGTACTACGAATATTGTCTTTCAAAAAAAGGAGTTAGCGAGCACTTCCCTTTTGACGAGGACACTTTGGTTTTTAAAGTTGGCGGAAAAATGTTCGCATTATCCTCCTTATCACAATGGGAAAAAAACGAACCCTCGGTTAACTTAAAATGTGATCCCGAGCGTGCTCAGGAACTAAGAGCCGAATATGAAGAAATCAAACCCGGATTTCATATGAGCAAAGTGCACTGGAATACGATCGCTCTCAACGGAAGTTTACCAACCGCTTTCCTTAAAGAATTGATCGATCATTCGTATGAATTGGTTTTCAAAAGTTTGACAAAGAAAATTCAGAATGAAATTATCGAATTAGAAAATTAG
- a CDS encoding PH domain-containing protein: MKEQFKKFLNEEQDPKAIEKITSKLNDLLMKNEEIGYIAVQKKPAITVFPDSIILTNKRIIICKPKNLGLSMDFTDYTWDDITSTFVKENILGSEFSFGTKTDLTISIDYIPKTQARKIYTYAKEQLDLLKNPAASETPITEATPIVEDDFEDDVEEVETEEVTSFAEILPAAATPYETFEPIQPAPTSTGERKLSDLSKEELFDKLQNYKKLLDNGLIMQGEYDTYKKEILSYM; encoded by the coding sequence ATGAAAGAACAATTTAAAAAATTTCTGAACGAAGAACAAGACCCTAAAGCGATTGAAAAAATTACTTCGAAGCTCAATGATTTATTGATGAAAAACGAAGAAATCGGGTACATTGCGGTTCAAAAAAAACCTGCAATTACTGTTTTTCCGGATAGCATAATCTTAACCAACAAACGTATCATTATCTGCAAACCTAAAAACTTAGGTTTATCAATGGATTTTACAGATTACACCTGGGATGATATAACAAGCACTTTTGTAAAAGAAAATATTTTAGGTTCTGAATTCTCATTTGGCACCAAAACTGATCTGACCATCTCAATCGATTATATTCCGAAAACTCAGGCCAGAAAAATTTATACTTATGCGAAAGAGCAATTGGATTTATTAAAAAATCCTGCTGCTTCTGAGACTCCAATAACTGAAGCAACACCAATCGTTGAAGATGATTTTGAAGACGACGTAGAAGAAGTTGAAACAGAAGAAGTAACCAGTTTTGCCGAAATTTTACCTGCTGCCGCTACTCCTTATGAAACTTTTGAACCTATTCAACCCGCTCCAACTTCTACAGGAGAACGTAAATTAAGCGACTTATCCAAAGAAGAACTTTTTGATAAACTGCAGAATTATAAAAAACTGCTTGACAATGGTTTAATCATGCAAGGGGAATATGATACCTATAAGAAAGAGATTTTAAGCTATATGTAA
- the pckA gene encoding phosphoenolpyruvate carboxykinase (ATP) → MDSHTVFTQSISLKELGIENAKVRYQLSADELHAITLQSGQGVENSTGALAINTGEFTGRSPQDRYIVKDSITGDQVWWGNVNISFEPDAFERLYNKVTQYLSNKEVFVRDSYVCSDANYRLNVRVVTETAWSNLFCYNMFLRPEESELTNFTPEWTVVCAPGFMADPAVDGTRQSNFAILDFTKKIALIGGTGYTGEMKKGIFSALNFILPVFKNTLPMHCSANVGEKGDTAIFFGLSGTGKTTLSADPQRKLIGDDEHGWTAENTVFNFEGGCYAKVINLTEENEPDIFRAIKKGALLENVVFKPGTNEVDYDDVSITQNTRVSYPITHIDNIQPGSIGHNPKNIFFLTADSFGILPPISKLTPGQAAYYFISGYTAKVAGTEAGVTEPQPNFSACFGAPFMPLHPTRYAEMLTKKMEEANVTVWLINTGWTGGPYGTGSRMKLKYTRAMITAALNGELDNVNFKNHKVFGIAQPETCPNVPNEILDPRNTWEDPELYDKKAVELAQKFKANFAKFEEFANAEILAGAPIIE, encoded by the coding sequence ATGGACAGTCACACAGTTTTCACGCAATCGATTTCGCTGAAAGAATTAGGAATTGAAAATGCAAAGGTTCGATATCAACTATCTGCAGATGAATTACATGCGATCACTTTGCAATCAGGTCAAGGTGTTGAGAACTCCACGGGAGCATTGGCAATTAATACGGGCGAATTTACAGGACGTTCTCCTCAGGATCGTTATATTGTAAAAGATAGTATTACCGGAGATCAGGTTTGGTGGGGAAATGTAAACATTTCTTTTGAACCGGATGCTTTTGAAAGATTATACAATAAGGTAACACAGTATTTATCAAATAAAGAAGTTTTTGTTCGCGATTCTTATGTTTGTTCTGATGCTAATTACAGATTAAATGTTCGTGTTGTTACTGAAACAGCATGGTCTAATTTGTTTTGTTACAATATGTTTTTAAGACCGGAAGAGTCAGAATTGACTAATTTTACTCCGGAATGGACTGTAGTTTGTGCTCCGGGTTTTATGGCAGATCCTGCTGTAGACGGAACGCGTCAGTCTAATTTTGCTATTTTAGATTTTACTAAAAAGATCGCACTTATTGGAGGAACAGGGTATACAGGAGAAATGAAAAAGGGGATTTTCTCTGCATTAAACTTCATCTTGCCGGTTTTCAAAAATACTTTACCAATGCACTGTAGTGCGAATGTTGGTGAAAAAGGAGATACTGCAATTTTCTTCGGATTATCAGGAACAGGAAAAACTACTTTATCAGCAGATCCGCAACGTAAGTTAATCGGAGACGATGAACACGGCTGGACTGCAGAAAATACAGTTTTCAACTTTGAAGGTGGATGTTATGCAAAAGTAATTAACCTTACAGAAGAAAACGAACCAGACATTTTCAGAGCGATCAAAAAAGGAGCGCTTTTAGAAAATGTGGTTTTCAAACCGGGAACAAACGAGGTAGATTATGATGATGTTTCGATCACTCAAAATACACGTGTAAGTTACCCAATTACTCATATCGATAATATTCAGCCAGGTTCTATTGGACATAATCCTAAGAATATATTTTTCTTAACCGCAGATTCTTTCGGAATTTTGCCTCCAATATCAAAACTGACTCCTGGACAGGCTGCTTACTATTTTATCTCAGGATATACAGCTAAAGTTGCCGGAACAGAAGCAGGGGTTACAGAGCCTCAGCCTAATTTCTCAGCTTGTTTTGGAGCACCATTCATGCCGTTACATCCAACACGTTACGCAGAAATGCTAACTAAAAAAATGGAAGAAGCTAACGTAACAGTTTGGTTGATCAATACAGGTTGGACAGGTGGTCCTTACGGAACTGGAAGCCGTATGAAGTTGAAATACACTCGTGCCATGATTACCGCTGCCTTAAACGGAGAATTGGATAACGTAAACTTTAAAAATCATAAAGTATTTGGAATTGCACAGCCTGAAACTTGTCCAAATGTTCCAAATGAAATTTTAGATCCTAGAAATACTTGGGAAGATCCTGAGTTGTACGACAAAAAAGCAGTTGAATTGGCTCAGAAATTTAAAGCTAATTTCGCGAAATTTGAAGAATTTGCTAATGCCGAAATTTTGGCTGGCGCACCGATCATAGAATAA